The nucleotide sequence AGGGGAGGGGGAAAAAAGACCTCATTGGTATTTGTCTATCGCCAACCCCCAATAGTTTTATTCATTATCTCAACCTCACTTGACTGAGAATCAACTATTGTGATTTGTGTACACATTCCCCCTtatctcttttctttttatcttgcTGCCATCCTCTTGTAGAAAATTGATGGATTGACTACATACGAATACAGTCATACACTGCTCATGCATTAGTATTTATGTTGGTGCCAAGTCCACTGCCTTGTATtccaatttatgtttgattcccGATTTTTCAATTGGAAATCTCTTTGGATTAAAAAACTGCCTCTGGTTGTGATACTTGGTTACTGAAAAATGTTAAAAATAACAATAAGTCTAATTTAATTTCTTCGGTAAACACTGTACCACATATTAGTTGGTTTATGTTTTACTCGACTCAATTGCAGGCACTGCTTGCTGATTTTGAAGTGTCAGAAGGAATATATTCGCGAGCTTGCATAGAAGAAACTGACTCAGTCTGTTTGTGGCTGGGAGCAAATGTTATGTTGGAATATTCATTGGAGGAGGTCCTTCCTTGTtatttttttgttgttattttcatttCTTCATTCTTTTTAGGTTTTCTGGGTACATAACTGCCGATGTAATCTGCTGCAGGCTACTGCTCTGTTACAGAAAAACCTGGAAAATGCTAGAGCTAGTTTAGAAGTTCTGATTACTGATCTGGAGTTCTTGAGGGACCAAGTTACAGTAACTCAGGTTAGATTGCTATTTTTCAGGTGCTCTGCATGTGTCTGTAAGTTCATCATGCTTGATTGTCAAATGTGAATATGGCAAGCATCACAATGCCTTCAATACTTTAGGGAGCTCTTGGTTGGAACTTGGAAGATGTAAAATGAGAAGATAGGAACTATAGAAAAGGAAGTGAAAATTGAGAGATGATCAATAGATCAGTGTATTTATTTCACTATTGCATTATCATTTTACATTCATTTTCATATATTATGAAACTCTTGTTTACCCAACAGATGAGGACATACAGTGACAACACATTTTTGTTTATTCAGTCCtcacattttcaaaatttttcattttGGGTCTTAGGACACTTNNNNNNNNNNNNNNNNNNNNNNNNNNNNNNNNNNNNNNNNNNNNNNNNNNNNNNNNNNNATGTATTTCATGACCCCAACATTGGATGAAGTTCCTAACATTGAATATTTGTTGTTCTTAATCTTTGTTCTATATTGGATCAGGTTACAATTGCTCGCGTGTATAATTGGGATGTTCATCAACGGAGAATCCAACAAGCTATTGCCACGCCTACTTCAGAATAGCAAAGAAATTTTTTTCCCCGCCTGTTTCAACATTTGGGCAGCTGTACGTACCCTTTCAGCTGAGAGTACGATTCTCATCTCTGTTCACTCTAGTTTTTAGATGGATTGCTGTTACATTTTCATCCTTATTCTGGTTTCACTACATTAGATCATGGCACTCGAGGATAGGAACCAGTTTTGATAAGTGCCGATTGATTTACTGGACTCTATTTGTAAAAATAGTAATACCATATTTATGTAGTAGGTCAATGGGGCATGCTTTGTTTGGTGTGATCATATGGATGAcattttggaatttatttataCTTTGTTGAATTTGACAATGGTGGCATTTTGATTGATTGTCTAACCAAAAGCtgttatttgaattcaaaaaatgGACTGTGAGGGCAATCAAAAGATGACCCCCCAATGTAGGGTTCAGTCAACTAATGAAATCTGTCGGTAGAATTACGCAATTTGAAGGGACAACACGTCATAATCAATAGCTATCCAAAGATGTTGCACCTTATCCTTCCTCCTAAGAGTCGTAGATCTTGTACGGTTTCTgacataaaaaatataatatagtaTGCCATTAATTTAGATGCGGTCTTTTTTTTTCAGATCCTGTGTTAATGTGGAATGTTTATACACTAGGTTGTCTCTATTTTTTTGTATAGTATGAGTTTAATTGCTATACACTGAAATTTTTATAACGTCGTCTAATCAAATACTTATATTGGCATGGCTTTTGAGGTACTAAGTGATTAGGTTAAATGTCTCTATTAACGCAATAGTATATTAGATtcagaaatgtttggtaacaaaaaaagtTTAACTAAAATCAGTCAGAACTtgatttatttagtatttattaattgctatagtaattaataaatactaaataaaataaattttagtttctttttttttgttttcctaaCATTATCCATTAGGTTTCCATTAATATACATATATCACTTAGTGAAGGATATGATGATTGATCTGGTCAACTCGTATAATAATACGGTTTCtggaaagaaaagaaatgagagaAAACAATGTAATGTAATCCAGGATCTTAGTCTCAACAGTGGAATGATATGGGTAGTATGTTAGGTAAAGTGGCATTGTTGTTCATGTGCCCAAACAGGATTGGTTTGTTGTGCATATTGCATGACGTGGTTGAATATTATATGGtcagtggactaattaatttcatCGGCATAGACTTTGCACATGGGGGACCCATAAACGACGCTATGTGTCATACTCATAACTCACAAGTCAATACCATAGCACAAAACACCTTTCTAATGTACAcagtttccatttttatttttcaccTGTTTTCCATTCATTTAAAGTATAAAATGCTTGCCCCTCTAATTGCTGAACAGATTGTATATTAAAATTCTGCATACTTAAATAAAaagtataattaattttaatgataGAGAGTATATTATTTAAGATTGATTATGAAGATTTAAAGTTGTTCCCTTTTTCCCTTGAAACTTTTTGTGTCCGTCTAGCTAGTAACTAGGTACGTTGAAACTTGAAAGTTTGGTGATTTCTAAATTCTAATGTTGGTGGATCCTCAACGGATGTCTTTCACAAGAGTGTAGTTTTCTCTTATCTTTGATATTAAATTAAACTGTTCAAGGAAGAAAAGTTGGTGATACAAAACTTAGTGCCGGTCTCAGTTTCTCACTCCTACTttgcttttaaattttgaaactgACTCGTTTACCCAAGAATTTATCTTTGGCAACTACTCTCATGAAAATGCCAAAACATCTTTTCATGATGATCCTTGTTTAAAAAGTGTAACTTATTTGTTTAGCAACACTTTAAATAAAAGTAACacttttacttcaaataaaaatCAAGTCCTACAATCTATCATCTAATAGTTAAAATGATGTATTTTCACATGATGACAATCATTAAATCTTCATTGAAGTAGCCACCTTTATCTTTAGCTTCTGGAAATTGATTTGCA is from Arachis ipaensis cultivar K30076 chromosome B01, Araip1.1, whole genome shotgun sequence and encodes:
- the LOC107639318 gene encoding probable prefoldin subunit 3; protein product: MASSSSASGTAVTERRGIPGAQFVEDVQTYLTQSGLDVNSALAFLQERLQQYKLVEMKLLAQQRDLQAKIPDIEKCLDVVGTLQAKKGTGEALLADFEVSEGIYSRACIEETDSVCLWLGANVMLEYSLEEATALLQKNLENARASLEVLITDLEFLRDQVTVTQVTIARVYNWDVHQRRIQQAIATPTSE